The Nodosilinea sp. FACHB-141 nucleotide sequence GCGATCGCGCCCCGTATCCACCAGCCCCAGCTCGCGGGCCGCCTGGCCAAAGATGTCGGCCCGCTTCACCCGCTCGGCCACGGCTAGCCAGTTACGGGGAAAGGGAGTAATGCCCCAGCGGGCCATTTGAGTCATCATCCACACCGCCTCAGAGACGTCGGGGTAGTTGGCCTTGCCGGTAAAGAACTGAATGTAGTTGAGCACCTGCTCGGGCTCGCTGCCGTCGCCGCGATCGTAGGGGTCTAGGAAGCCCTGGCGAATGTGGGCCTCGTCGGCCCCGATGTATTCAGGCTTGCAGAGCAGATCGGCAATTTCTTCGCGGTTGCGGCGATCGTCGCAGTATTCGCAGGCTTCGAGCAGCGCTTTGACTAAGGCCACGTGGGTTTTGGGATACTGTTCGGCCCAGGCCTCGGTGACGCCGAGCACTTTCTCGAGGTGGCCGGGCCAGATGTCGTTATCGATCGCCATCACCACGCCCAGCCCTTCGCTAACGGCGCGGGCATTCCAGGGTTCGCCGACGCAGTAGCCGTCGATGGAGCCCGACTTGAGGGTCGAGACCATCTGCGCCGGCGGAATCACCGTGACGCTGACATCGCGATCGGGGTCAATGCCGCCAGCGGCTAGCCAGTAGCGCAGCAGCAGGTTGTGCATCGATGTGGGGTGTACCGCCGCCAGGGTATGGACGCGATCGGGGCGGCGATCAATCGCCGCTTTAAAGTCGCTCAGGCTGCGCACCCCCTCATCAAACAAGCGCTTACTAAAGGTAATGGCGTTGCCATTGCGGCTCAGGGTGAGGGCGCTGACCATGGGCCGGGGACGCTGGTTGCCGTAGCCCAGGGTCATGCCTAGGGGCATGCCGGCCACCATCATGGCGGCATCGAGGCGGCCGGTGGCCACGCCGTCGGCGATTGCATTCCAGCTCGGCTCGCGGTTCAGGGTCACATTGCTCAGGCCGTGGGCCTCAAACAGGCCCTTTTCTTTAGCCACCACCAGGGGTGCGCAGTCGACCAGGGGAATAAAGCCCAGCTCTAGATTCACCTTTTCCAGACCGTTGGCGGCCACGGCCACCACGGGCTTGGCCTTGTGCAGCTTGGCCCGCTTCTGCTGGTTGAGGAAGTAGACAATCTCGTTGCGCAGGCTGTAGTAGTTGGGGTGCTTGACCACCTCCATGCGCTCGCGGGGCCGAGGGAAAGGCACATCGACAATCTGGCCGACGTGGGCCTCGGGGCCGTTGGTCATCAGCACAATGCGATCGCTCAGCAGCAGCGCCTCATCGACATCGTGGGTAACCATGACGCAGGTGACTTCGTTCTCCTGACAAATCTGCATCAGCTGCTCTTGCAGCCCACCCCGTGTCAGGGCATCCAGAGCGCCAAAAGGTTCATCCAGCAGCAGCAGCTTGGGGCGAATGGCCAGGGCGCGGGCGATCGCTACCCGCTGCTTCATGCCGCCCGAGATCTGACCGGGGCGCTTGTGGGCCGCCTTTTGCAGACCCACCATCTCGATGTGGTGGTCGATCATGCGATCGCGCACCGGCTGAGGGTGCTTCTTCATCACCCGGTCTACCGCCAGGGCAATGTTTTCGCGCACCGTCAGCCAAGGCAGCAGCGAGTAGTTTTGAAACACCACCATGCGATCGGGGCCGGGTTCTGTGACCTGCCGCCCTTCGAGCACAACGCCGCCCGCGCTGGGCTGATCGAGGCCCGAGAGAATGTTGAGCAGGGTCGATTTGCCGCAGCCCGAGTGGCCGACTAGCGAGACAAATTCCCCCTTGTGAATTTGCAGATCGATGTTTTTGAGGGCAATGTACTCGCCGCCGTGGGGCAGCTTAAAGACGCGATCGATGTGGTCAACTTCAACAAAGACAGCCATGGTGCGCAGGGAATGAAGGTGCAGCAGAATGCGAGAATTTTGGCTTGGCGATTTTGAATTTTGGAGGGTTCTAGCTCCCCTCTTCCAGGAGGAGAGGGCCGTAGGGTGGGCACCGCCCACCACAAACCCTTGGCAGAATCACAGGTTTGATGCGGCGTTTAATGAGCAGTGAACTATTGCCGCGATAGGAGGAGTTCTGTGTTCCCTCTCCCACGGGGAGCGGGGTTGGGGGAGAGGGGCCTCTACTGCTTTTCCTCTTCGGGCAGCACCAGGCCGCCAATGAACACAATCAGGCGATCGAGCAGCAGACCGACAATGCCCACGTAGAGAATGGCGATGATGATATCGCTGATACGAGAGCTATTCCAGGCATCCCAGATGAAGAAGCCGATGCCCACGCCGCCGATCAGCATCTCTGCCGCTACGATCGCCAGCCAAGAGAGGCCGATGCCAATTCTCAGGCCGGTGAAAATGTAGGGCACCGTAGCCGGAAATAAAATCTTGAAGAAGTACTGAGACTTAGACAGCTGGAGCACCCGCGCCACGTTGTTGTAGTCCTGAGGAATTTGGCGCACACCCTCGGTGGTGTTGATGATGATGGGCCAGATCGCCGTGATAAAAATCACGAAAATAGCGGAAGGATTGGCCTGCTGAAACGCTGCCAGCGAAATCGGCAGCCAAGCCAGGGGCGGCACCGTCCGCAGGATTTGAAAGAGCGGGTCGAGGGCGCTATACATCAACGAGCTAGTGCCCACCAAGATGCCCAGGGCGATGCCCACAACCGCCGCCAGTGTAAAGCCTAGGGCTACCCGTTGGAGACTAGTCCACACCTGCCAAAACAGGCCCTTGTCAGTGCCACCGTAGTTGAAGAAGGGGTTGATGATCAGTTCCCAGGTGTCTTGCACTGTGCGCACCGGGGTGGGCAGGTTGGCGTCAGGCCCCATGGTGAGCACTTGCCAGATCACCAAGAAGATCAGAATCGCCACCACCGGCGGAATCAGTGCCTTGAGCGAGTCTAGAGACGAATTGGCAAGCTTTTGTAGGTTGAAGCGCGATCGCGCCGGACGAATATCGAGGGGTGCCGTCATTGCAATATATCTCCAGACTTATGGCAAAGAACCGAGCGAGCTAGTCAAACAGGTAAAGCAGGTAAAGATAAGGGCCTCTCTGGCCCCCTCTCTCAGTAGGAGAGGGGTTGGGGGAGAGGGGTTGGTGGGGTAGCGCCCTACGGGGAATCTACACCCGCTTGATCTTGAGGCTGTCGAGGTACGCCTGAGGATCTTCGGGGTCGAAGGTAATGCCGTCGAAGAAGGTTTCAACGCCACGAGACGTGCTCTTGGGAATCATGGCCTCTTGGCCCAAGGCGGTGGCCGCTTCGCGCCAGAGGTCTTCGCGGTTGACGGCATCGACCCACGCCTTGGTATCGGTGTCAGCGGGCAGCTTACCCCAGCGGATATTCTCCGTTAAGAACCACAGGTCGTGGCTCTTGAAGGGGTAGGAGGCGTTGTCAGCCCAGTATTTCTGCATCAGGTCGGGCAGCTCTTCGACCCGGTCGGTGCCAAAGTCGAACTTCCCTTGGGAGCGATCGATAATGTCTTCAAAGGGCACGTTAAACCAGGCCCGTTCGGAGAGAATATTGCACATTTCCTCCTTGTTCTCGGGCTGGTCGCACCACATCGCGCCCTCTAGCACACCCATCAGCAGCGCCTTGGCGGCCTTAGGGTTGGCATCGACCCAGTCGGCCCGCATACCCAGAGCTTTCTCAGGGTGGTCTTTCCACATTTCGCCGGTGGTAATGGCGGTGTAGCCAATCTTTTGGTTCACCGTTTGCAGGGGCCAGGGCTCACCCACGCAGAAGGCATCCATGTTGCCCACTTTGATGTTGGCCACCATCTGGGGCGGGGGCACCACAATGGTCGAGATATCTTGGTCGGGGTCAATGCCGCCAGCCGCTAGCCAGTAGCGCATCCACATGTCGTGGGTGCCGCCAGGAAATGTCACCGCTGCCTTGAGTTCTTTGCCTTCGGCTTTGCGCTTGGCAAACGCTTCTTTGAGCGGCGTGCTGTCTTTGGTGACCTTGAGATCGAGGTAATCGTTGGAGAGCGAAATGCCCTGGCCGTTGGTGTTGAGGCGGGCCAGAATGTACATCGGCACCTTTTTGCCGTCGGTGACAATGCCCTCAGAGATCAGGTAGGGCATGGGGGTGAGAATGTGCGCCCCGTCGATGCCGCCGCCGCCAGAGCCCAGCACCAGGTTGTCGCGGGTGGTGCCCCAGGAGGCCTGCTTCTCGACCGATACGTCGGTCATGCCGTACTTGTCAAAGAAGCCTTTGACCTTGGCGATGATCAGCGGGGCAGAGTCAGTTAGCGCAATAAAGCCCAACTTGGCGGTAGTCGTTTCTGGGGCGTCAGCCGGGTTAACGGGCGCTGCGGCTGGGGTATCTGACGAAGCTGAGTCAGATTCGCCCTGACTGCAAGCGTGGAGCAGCACAGTACCGGCTGCTGCGGTGCCGGCGGTCATCAAAAATCTACGGCGATTTAGTCGAGTCATAGTTGCGCTCACTCCAACGTTAGGCAATGCAATGAATTGGAAAAATGATCGGGTAGCGGCGTCTCACCGTTATAGTCGTCCCAAGAAAACCTGAATTTCAACCCAAATTGCTGCTCACAGATACCGGTGTTTAGCTCTCTATAGAATCAGAAATTGCTTAAACAAACTGTGGCAATGTTGGCAGAACAAACAAGAAATAGATGATTGATTAGTAGGCTTTGGGCTAGGATTCGTTCCCAGGGCAGCCAAGCTCCAGGTTGGCTGCTGCAAAAAGAAGAACTTCTCTGTTTGGTTAAACCGTTTCGGCAAAGCAATGTTTAGGATTTACAAAGCCGTAGCTCCGCGATTTTTGACTATTAAAATACCGAGAGAAAAGTCGGTGTTTATGCGGTCTTACACTGCGGTATTTGAGATTAAATTATTCAAACTTTGCAACGTGTTTTGTATTTTTAGTTACGCTTTGTAGCAAGCCATCCTCTTATCGCATGAGCGACATGTAGGATTTGCATAATTCGCCGGGTAGGCCGGTCTCAGCCCAGCGCTTACCATAACGACAGCCCAAGCTATGGGTTGAGGGTTGTGTAGAGGGCTGCTTTAGGAGCGATCGCAACCATGGTGTTGCCAACGAAGTGGCGAATATTGCTGACGGTGCTACCACTGACGGGCCTGTACGGGCTGGCTAAGGTGGCCGTACACCGCTTGAACTGGGAACCGTGGGCCTTTGACCCCCTCACTGGGTCGCTATTTGGGGCGGCAACTTTTGTGATTGCCTTTGTGCTCAACGGCACCCTAAGCGACTTCAAGGCCAGTGCCGATATGCCGGTGCAGGTGGCCAATGCCATTGAGGCCATTCAAGACAGCAATTTATTGGTGGCCAAAGCCAACGGAGAGTATGACCCTATCCCTCTGACTCAAAATCTGGTGGCTATTTTGCAGGCCATCCTCGACTGGCTAGAGCAAGAAAAACCCCAAGCTGCGATCGCCCCTGCCCTCGACCAGCTCAACGTCTCCCTAGCGGGGATGCTGCCCTACACCAGTGGCCCCATCATCAGCCGCACCCAGGCCGAACAGGCCAAGATTCGCCTGCTGCTCGCCTACATCGGCATCAACCGTGATACCGACTTTATTGGCCCGGCCTACGTGTTGCTAGAGCTGTTTTTGGTGGGGGTCTTGTGCGCCCTGCTGCTAATTGGGGCTGCTAGCTTTAGCGAAACCCTGGTGGTGTCGTGCCTGCTGTTTACTGCCTTTACCTATTTGCTGCTGCTAATTCGCGATTTAGATAACCCATTTCAATACGATGGGCGATCGAGCGTTGATGCTGACCTGTCAATCTTGGCAGCCCTGCGCGATCGCCTGCAGCAAACCCTGGCATCGTAACGGCACCTTAAAAAGGACCGGGTATCTGACAGGCCGCCAACGCTGGCACCAGCTCAGATACCCGGTCCCTCAGCCGAGAACCCTCAACTCAGGCGTCTCGCTCTACAAGAATTTATTAGCCATACCGATCAGCCCGGCCATTTGCCCCAGGTCAACCTCGCCGGAGAGAACCTTTTGCAGCAGTCCGCCGCCTTGGCTGTTCGACCCTTTGACCAAAAATTGAGCGATCAGCGGGGTCAAGCTTCTGACCATGGCCGGATCGGCCCCGACTCGCTGGGCGATCGCGCTAATCTGCTCATTGGCCAGCAAGCGATCCACAGCACCGGTCGCGGCGACGGTTTTCAGCGTCCCCATCAGCCCCCCCGGATTGCCTCTGCCTTTATCTTGCAGCACGCCCTGCAGGCTGCTGGCGATGCCGCCAATTTTGTTGTTGTCCACCGGAGCGTTGTTGAGGTTCCCCAGCAGCGTGCCGATCAGGCTACCGTTAGCTTCGGTATCGGAGGAGGCGATCGCCTGGTTGACTATACCCATTAAATCCATTGTTTCACCGTTTGAATTACGTTTTGCACAAGCTAAACCCTTTGCCCAGCAACGGCAAGGCGGTTTTGACCCAGGACTGACCCCTACCGGGCACTACCGGCGGTCAAGCTAAAGCGCTTGGCGCGATCGTTCTTTTCCTCAAAGTCGATCACCGGCCCCAGGGGCACAATCTGGTGAGGGTTCACGCCAGGATGGCTCATGTAGTAATGACGCTTGATGTGGTCGAGATTGCAAGTGTTTTTGAAAGCAGGCTGCTGGTACAGATCGCGCAGGTAACCCCACAGGTTGGGGTAGTCAACAATGCGGCGCAGGTTGCACTTGAAATGCACGTAGTAGACCGCATCGAAGCGATAGAGGGTGGTGAATAGGCAGATATCGGCCTCGGTGAGGCGATCGCCGCACAGGTAGCGCTGGCGATCGAGCACGCCTTCCCAATGATCAAGAGCGTCGAACAGCTCGGTCACCGCTTCTTCGTAGGCCGACTGCTTGGTGGCAAATCCGGCCCGATACACGCCATTGTTGATGGGCTGATAGATGGCGTCGATGGCGCTGTCGATTTTGTCTTGCAGATTAGCGGGGTAGAGGTCAACGTCGTTGGTGGCCACCTCATTCCACTCCGTGTCGAGCATGCGGATGATTTCGCGCGACTCGTTGTTGACGATGGTGTTGGTCTGCTTATCCCATAGAACAGGCACCGTCACGCGGCCAGAAATGTCAGGCTTGGCCTTGACATAAATCTCCTGTAAATACTGCGCCCCGTTCACCGTGTCAGGAATTGCTCCGGGGTAGTCGCTAAAGGCCCAGCCTTCCTCACCCATATAAGGATCCACTACCGATACTGAAATTGCATCGGTCAACCCCTTCAGCTCGCGCATAATCAGTGTGCGGTGGGCCCAGGGGCAGGCCAGCGAAACGTAGAGGTGGTAGCGATCGGCCTCTGGCTTAAACTCGCTCGTACCGTCTGCCCTTGTGAAATGGTGAAAGTCGGTTTCGGGACGCACAAATCGCCCCTGGTCATCTTCTTGGCTGCGCTCTTTCTGCCACTGACCGTTCACAAGTAGGCCCAATCCCATAGGGTCTCCTCTATTTTTCTTCACAATTGGGTTTCAGCATACTGCGGCTCACCAATGCTGTCCTCTGGCTGGGGAAAGAACTCCGCCGCTGGGAAGGAACCCAGTTATCGAGTCAGTAGCCAACTTCCTAACATCGCCCTTCCTAACATCGCCAAGAAGAGACCCGATTTCTAGAATCGCCGGATACCCTTGAACAAAGCTCTCTTTGTCGCCAACGCCTATGTCATCTTCATCGCGTGGTTTTCTCGCTAGCCCAGCGGGGCTGAAGCTGCTACAGGCGGCCAAGGCGGAGCGGGGGTGGACGTTTGCGGCGATCGCCGAGCGGGCGGGGGTAAGTGCCGACACGGTGAGCCGGTCGTTTCACCCAGAGCGGGGCAAGCGGGTGAGTGGGGAGAGTATGAGGGCGATCGCTGGGGTGTTGGGTATGGAGGTGGATGCGATCGGGCTGTGTGAGGAACCGCCTAACTTAACTGATGAGGCAGAATCTCGCATTCAAAAGGCCTTGAGGACTGGCGAAACCACCCTAACACTACCATCTCTGAATCTCACTACCATACCAGTAAGCATCACAAAGCTAATACATCTAACTGTACTTAATCTTTCCTTTAACAAGATAAGGCAAGTGCCAAAAGAATTGTGCTGTCTTAGTAACCTTAAGATTCTTAACCTTGCAGGCAATAAGATTTCGGAGCTTCCAAGAGAACTGGCTCAACTCAAATCCTTAGAAACACTTAATATTTACAGCAACGAGTTAACTTCTTTGCCCGATGAACTAAACTGGCTAATCAATTTAAAGAAGCTAAATGTTTCTCGCAATAAGCTTTTGTCAATCCCAAAAACAGGCTATCCAAGCAACCTAGATACCCTAATAGCTTCTGAAAATCAGTTATCATACTTGCCAAAATCTTTAGAAAAATGTAAAAAAATCTTATACATAGACCTTTCTCAGAATCAATTAACATCCCTTCCAAAAGAAATAGGAGAGCTAGGGAACCTAGTTCAACTAGACCTTTCTCAGAATCAATTAACATCCCTTCCAAAAGAAATAGGAGAGCTAGGGAACCTAGTTCAACTAGACCTTTCTCAGAATCAATTAACATCCCTTCCAAAAGAAATAGGAGAGCTAGGGAACCTAGTTCAACTAGACCTTTCTCAGAATCAATTAACATCCCTTCCAAAAGAAATAGGAGAGCTAGGGAACCTAGTTCAACTAGACCTTTCTCAGAATCAATTAACATCTCTTCCAAAAGAGGTTTTACATGAATTAGTGAAGCTAGGTGGGCTTGATCTTTCCAAAAATAGATTGTCATCCCTTCCGAAAGAGATTGATAGACTGAAATCTCTAAATCGATTCAATCTTTTTCAGAATCGACTATCATTTCTTCCGCAAGAGATAGGAAACCTAAAAAAACTAGAGCATCTTAACCTTGCCGAAAACCAATTATCATCACTTCCAGGAAAGATAGGTGA carries:
- a CDS encoding glutathione S-transferase family protein — protein: MGLGLLVNGQWQKERSQEDDQGRFVRPETDFHHFTRADGTSEFKPEADRYHLYVSLACPWAHRTLIMRELKGLTDAISVSVVDPYMGEEGWAFSDYPGAIPDTVNGAQYLQEIYVKAKPDISGRVTVPVLWDKQTNTIVNNESREIIRMLDTEWNEVATNDVDLYPANLQDKIDSAIDAIYQPINNGVYRAGFATKQSAYEEAVTELFDALDHWEGVLDRQRYLCGDRLTEADICLFTTLYRFDAVYYVHFKCNLRRIVDYPNLWGYLRDLYQQPAFKNTCNLDHIKRHYYMSHPGVNPHQIVPLGPVIDFEEKNDRAKRFSLTAGSAR
- a CDS encoding nitrate ABC transporter ATP-binding protein (This model describes the ATP binding subunits of ATP-binding cassette (ABC) transporters for nitrate transport, or for bicarbonate transport, in bacteria and archaea.) yields the protein MAVFVEVDHIDRVFKLPHGGEYIALKNIDLQIHKGEFVSLVGHSGCGKSTLLNILSGLDQPSAGGVVLEGRQVTEPGPDRMVVFQNYSLLPWLTVRENIALAVDRVMKKHPQPVRDRMIDHHIEMVGLQKAAHKRPGQISGGMKQRVAIARALAIRPKLLLLDEPFGALDALTRGGLQEQLMQICQENEVTCVMVTHDVDEALLLSDRIVLMTNGPEAHVGQIVDVPFPRPRERMEVVKHPNYYSLRNEIVYFLNQQKRAKLHKAKPVVAVAANGLEKVNLELGFIPLVDCAPLVVAKEKGLFEAHGLSNVTLNREPSWNAIADGVATGRLDAAMMVAGMPLGMTLGYGNQRPRPMVSALTLSRNGNAITFSKRLFDEGVRSLSDFKAAIDRRPDRVHTLAAVHPTSMHNLLLRYWLAAGGIDPDRDVSVTVIPPAQMVSTLKSGSIDGYCVGEPWNARAVSEGLGVVMAIDNDIWPGHLEKVLGVTEAWAEQYPKTHVALVKALLEACEYCDDRRNREEIADLLCKPEYIGADEAHIRQGFLDPYDRGDGSEPEQVLNYIQFFTGKANYPDVSEAVWMMTQMARWGITPFPRNWLAVAERVKRADIFGQAARELGLVDTGRDRHPIHLFDGPVFDPDEPLKYLDQFAIKRDLRIEEVPMDAVTIR
- a CDS encoding CmpA/NrtA family ABC transporter substrate-binding protein gives rise to the protein MTRLNRRRFLMTAGTAAAGTVLLHACSQGESDSASSDTPAAAPVNPADAPETTTAKLGFIALTDSAPLIIAKVKGFFDKYGMTDVSVEKQASWGTTRDNLVLGSGGGGIDGAHILTPMPYLISEGIVTDGKKVPMYILARLNTNGQGISLSNDYLDLKVTKDSTPLKEAFAKRKAEGKELKAAVTFPGGTHDMWMRYWLAAGGIDPDQDISTIVVPPPQMVANIKVGNMDAFCVGEPWPLQTVNQKIGYTAITTGEMWKDHPEKALGMRADWVDANPKAAKALLMGVLEGAMWCDQPENKEEMCNILSERAWFNVPFEDIIDRSQGKFDFGTDRVEELPDLMQKYWADNASYPFKSHDLWFLTENIRWGKLPADTDTKAWVDAVNREDLWREAATALGQEAMIPKSTSRGVETFFDGITFDPEDPQAYLDSLKIKRV
- the ntrB gene encoding nitrate ABC transporter permease, with product MTAPLDIRPARSRFNLQKLANSSLDSLKALIPPVVAILIFLVIWQVLTMGPDANLPTPVRTVQDTWELIINPFFNYGGTDKGLFWQVWTSLQRVALGFTLAAVVGIALGILVGTSSLMYSALDPLFQILRTVPPLAWLPISLAAFQQANPSAIFVIFITAIWPIIINTTEGVRQIPQDYNNVARVLQLSKSQYFFKILFPATVPYIFTGLRIGIGLSWLAIVAAEMLIGGVGIGFFIWDAWNSSRISDIIIAILYVGIVGLLLDRLIVFIGGLVLPEEEKQ